The genomic window TTTTCCGGAAACGGGTCGCCGCGTCCCAACGCGGCCGCACCCAACCACGCCCCAACAACTCGCGCACCCACACGCCGCGTCAGCGCGCACCGACCGGTTCGGACCGGTTCTAGACCAgaaccgaaccgaacaggaCTGGACCGGACCGGGCAGCGTCGGTGCTTCTCGGATCGCCGCCCACTATGGCTCTGCGGGTGGGCCCACAAGAATATGCGAATGAGGTGGATAGGTAAAAAGTGTATAGAGACCCCCTAAATTATGGGTATTGAGAAATTGtctcctctattttttttttttagaaaaaattacaTATGGTTAATttcttgtttttaaaatttattttcagttttatttaccaaaaattattatgaaatattaataaatttaataaaatacttaatttatttgagtacaattaatttaaaaaagtttgagGGTTCAGCGTGCATATTTCCCAAATGGAATATTCAGAACCCACCAATCGGGCCCCACCTTACTCATAATACAACAATGTAAATTTCCACAAATGCCCTCCACCATCCTACTATAAATATGTTCCACAGGCTCACACATTTCCTACACAGGTGATCACAACAAGCTTAAGTAGCTTGagctcttcatctctctctctctttctctctctcctttggTACAATTTCTTTTATACTAGTTGATCATGGCGATCGGCAGGCGCTGCGGCGATCTCTTCCGGAAGATGAAGCCCTACATCGCGATGGTATCGCTCCAGTTCGGCTATGCGGGGATGAACGTGATCACGAAGGTCTCGCTCAACCACGGCATGAGCCACTACGTGCTGGTCGTGTACCGGCACGCCTTCGCCACCCTCTCCATTGCCCCCTTAGCTCTCATCCTCGAGCGGTATTGATTAGGGACCTAAACTTACTACATTTTTGTACATAGCGTTCACGAATCTCGATGGTACCAAATTCGGCCTTCCGTCACATAGCACATGAACAAATTTGCAGCATACGATAATCGAATCCATGACATCATGATACTACTTAATTGTTGGATCATGTGCGgtaaccattaatctcaaaatcTCAACTGTTAGAAAAATCCAACCAATTTACTTAAAAACATATAGACACAGTGTCCACGAGTCTCGATTATCAGTAGTCCAATCTAACCTCCCTCTATTTCTCGACCTATCCTAACCTCCGCTGATCTTTTTAAGCCAACAAGTTTGCGCTTAACTAAGTGTGTCACTCTTTATTTTGCAGGAAGGTGAGGCCTAAGATGACgctcaaaatatttttgcaaatatttgtGTTGGCTCTACTTGGGttagtatacatatataaactTCATGTTCATACAATTTTACTActgatcatatatattatacgtcatgaaaaattttgttactaaattatgttgtgtatatatattttcaggCCTGTTATAGACCAAAACTTTTACTACGCCGGATTGAAGTTCACGTCCCCGACTTTCTCCTGCGCGATGAGCAACATCCTGCCTGCAATGACCTTCGTGATGGCCGTCATATTCAGGTCGAATGGtcccagcaaatttatatttatgtacatatatatattttcgtcGCGAGCTAATTTGAACCTAACAAATTGCATGCGCGTATACATATAGGATGGAGAAATTGGACATGAAGAAGATGACGTGCCAGGCGAAGGTGGCGGGGACGCTGGTGACGGTCGTGGGCGCGATGCTGATGACGCTTTACAAGGGACCAATAATGGAGATGGTTTGGACCCGGCACGGCCATTCGCACGGCGCGGCGGAGGCGCCCGGGAGCTCCGCCGCGGATCCCTCGAGCAGGGATTGGTTTTTGGGCTCCATGTTCCTCATCATAGCTACCTTGGCTTGGGCTTCTCTCTTCATCCTTCAAGTAAGCTTCATGTGTGTGTATATGTTGAAAATGAGTGATGTGTTTTAGTCACCATTAATGCATCATGTTTTATGATCAAATTGTGTTttgtgcatgtgtgtgtgtgtatgtgtaggCTGTGACATTGAAGCAATActcagctcaactctctctcactACATTGATATGTTTTGTGGGCACTCTCCAAGCTATTGTTGTCACCTTTGTGGTGGAGCACAAGCCCTCCGTTTGGACCATAGGATTCGACATGAACCTCCTTGCTGCTGCTTATGCTgttagtctctctctctctatatctctctctctctaaaaacttaaaactaccagagaacggtgttttaatCATTACTCAAAACTCCCTCTCCCCGTGAGTGGATTTTGACAGTAAacttgtgacaccccaatagccCTACATCGAATGGGAATGGAGTTGTCATTTGGTATATAAGAGGTCACCgtcttagtaataataaccgagtttaagtattttgggccgatggcCATGGCTTTTTACAAAACAGGACACGCCAGTCCACTAGAATCCCACTGGTAAGGCGTAGGGTGGAGATGACACACTAAACAATCGTTTTTCTCCGAA from Ananas comosus cultivar F153 linkage group 23, ASM154086v1, whole genome shotgun sequence includes these protein-coding regions:
- the LOC109727853 gene encoding WAT1-related protein At5g07050-like, which translates into the protein MAIGRRCGDLFRKMKPYIAMVSLQFGYAGMNVITKVSLNHGMSHYVLVVYRHAFATLSIAPLALILERKVRPKMTLKIFLQIFVLALLGPVIDQNFYYAGLKFTSPTFSCAMSNILPAMTFVMAVIFRMEKLDMKKMTCQAKVAGTLVTVVGAMLMTLYKGPIMEMVWTRHGHSHGAAEAPGSSAADPSSRDWFLGSMFLIIATLAWASLFILQAVTLKQYSAQLSLTTLICFVGTLQAIVVTFVVEHKPSVWTIGFDMNLLAAAYAGIVTSSIAYYVQGLVIEKRGPVFASAFSPLMMIIVAIMGSFILAEKIYLGGVLGAVLIVMGLYSVLWGKYRENKEQKENESMALPMASKGGNVGCGLEMFTTEVINGAELESKKPSDMNSTCNGKAINGASAQIGQVPLNQEAAPKS